The Deltaproteobacteria bacterium genome has a segment encoding these proteins:
- a CDS encoding STAS domain-containing protein, whose protein sequence is MDIDIKWGRKGGIVIAMPVGRVSDDSANLFEHMLENGIDPSDQALILDFEQVTFFSSAGMRVVLSIARKFNEPGKKYAMCALQEGVRGVFKLSGLDKVITVYDSQAAAVEAFENA, encoded by the coding sequence ATGGACATCGATATCAAGTGGGGCCGCAAGGGCGGAATCGTGATCGCGATGCCCGTGGGTCGTGTCAGCGACGACAGCGCGAACCTGTTCGAGCACATGTTGGAGAACGGAATCGATCCGTCGGATCAAGCCCTGATCCTCGACTTCGAGCAGGTGACGTTTTTCAGCAGCGCGGGCATGAGAGTCGTCTTGTCGATTGCAAGGAAATTCAACGAGCCGGGAAAGAAGTATGCCATGTGCGCGCTTCAGGAAGGGGTTCGCGGCGTTTTCAAACTCAGCGGCCTCGACAAGGTCATCACGGTCTACGATTCGCAGGCGGCGGCGGTGGAGGCGTTCGAGAACGCCTAA
- a CDS encoding tyrosine-type recombinase/integrase: MLEKSDRKLTKRTIDALAVTGKDAVFWDKDLAGFGVRVYSTGRKVFVVQTRGPQGPKRVTLGRYGQLLADDARKQAAEAIDRVKRGLEPFPAPVEPELTVAGLAERYMHGHVAVNCRERTRADYRHIIERHILPELGELPISEVDRSRVAKFHYRRRETPQAANNAVRVLSRMLSMAEAWELVPPGRNPCRAVRRYKEVRRERFLTPEEYREVGRVLREAEANGSVGPSAAAALRLLMLTGCRRNEIVQLRWDDVDRATRELRLSKTKTGPRSVPLTPAVEAVLDGIPRKGDNPWVIAGRKADTHMVDVDAVWARLRAKAGLKDVRLHDLRHSWASRALALGESLSMIGKLMGHVQVATTARYAHLARDTEKAAAAKVGGSLGADLFGPDADAG, from the coding sequence ATGTTGGAGAAGAGCGATCGGAAACTCACCAAGCGTACCATCGACGCCTTGGCGGTAACCGGCAAGGACGCAGTCTTCTGGGATAAGGATCTGGCCGGGTTCGGCGTCAGGGTCTACTCCACCGGCCGCAAGGTCTTCGTGGTCCAGACGCGCGGCCCGCAGGGTCCGAAACGCGTCACCCTCGGGCGCTACGGTCAACTGTTGGCGGACGACGCCCGCAAGCAGGCCGCCGAGGCGATCGACCGCGTCAAGCGGGGCCTAGAGCCGTTTCCGGCGCCGGTGGAGCCGGAACTCACCGTGGCGGGTCTGGCGGAACGCTACATGCACGGCCACGTGGCAGTCAACTGCCGGGAGCGGACGCGGGCAGATTACCGCCACATCATCGAGCGCCACATCCTGCCCGAACTCGGCGAACTGCCCATAAGCGAGGTGGACCGGTCGCGGGTCGCTAAGTTCCACTACCGGCGGCGCGAGACTCCACAGGCAGCGAACAACGCGGTCAGGGTCCTGTCGCGGATGCTCTCGATGGCGGAGGCGTGGGAGCTCGTGCCGCCGGGTCGGAACCCCTGCCGGGCGGTGCGCCGGTACAAGGAAGTCAGGCGGGAGAGGTTCCTCACGCCCGAGGAGTACCGGGAGGTGGGCCGGGTGCTCAGGGAGGCGGAGGCCAACGGCTCGGTGGGTCCCTCGGCGGCCGCCGCGCTCCGCCTGTTGATGCTGACCGGCTGCCGGAGGAATGAGATCGTGCAACTCCGGTGGGACGACGTGGACCGGGCGACTCGCGAGTTGAGGCTGAGCAAGACGAAGACGGGACCTCGGAGCGTTCCGCTGACCCCGGCGGTGGAGGCGGTGCTCGACGGGATTCCCCGGAAGGGGGACAACCCCTGGGTGATCGCGGGCAGGAAGGCCGACACGCATATGGTCGACGTGGACGCGGTGTGGGCGCGCCTTCGCGCGAAGGCCGGGCTCAAGGACGTGCGGCTTCACGACCTTCGGCACAGCTGGGCGAGCCGTGCGCTGGCACTCGGGGAGAGTCTGAGCATGATCGGAAAGCTCATGGGTCACGTGCAAGTGGCCACGACCGCGCGTTACGCACATCTGGCGCGCGACACCGAGAAGGCGGCGGCAGCGAAGGTCGGCGGCAGCCTCGGCGCCGACCTCTTCGGGCCGGACGCGGACGCGGGCTGA